A region from the Desulfomonile tiedjei genome encodes:
- the rtcA gene encoding RNA 3'-phosphate cyclase, which yields MIEIDGATHSGSGTILRYSMALATLRREPLHIVRIRAKRPKPGLRAQHLSAARACASVSAGSLEGAEVGSQEIVYRPGNVLKGGEFHFDIGTAGSTTMLAFTLIPPALFAESPSRFIITGGLFQDFAPSFFHMKKVLVPILREMGADVRLEMIRPGYVPRGAGRLKLELTPLAGPLGAFRRVEQGRVKALRGISLASHLSEQQVCRRMADRCVERLRKRAFAPEIELVEDSTAAQKGAALLVWAETDSGCLIGADQAGAPGRRSEAIGDFVARTLLEDLDSGAVTDRHVADQLILFAALARGTTEYTVPFVTDHVKANLWLVQEILGVQTHLRDNHVRVEGIGFRSH from the coding sequence ATGATCGAGATCGACGGTGCGACACATTCAGGAAGCGGCACTATACTTCGATATTCGATGGCATTGGCCACGCTGAGGCGGGAGCCCCTCCACATCGTTCGAATCCGGGCGAAGCGTCCCAAACCCGGATTGAGGGCTCAGCATCTCAGCGCGGCCCGTGCTTGTGCGTCAGTTTCCGCGGGAAGCCTGGAGGGCGCAGAAGTCGGCTCTCAAGAGATCGTTTATCGACCCGGAAATGTCCTGAAGGGCGGCGAGTTTCATTTCGATATAGGCACCGCCGGTTCCACAACGATGCTGGCGTTCACTTTGATCCCGCCGGCGCTATTTGCCGAAAGCCCTTCCCGCTTCATCATCACCGGAGGCCTGTTTCAGGACTTCGCGCCCAGCTTCTTCCACATGAAAAAAGTGCTGGTACCCATCCTGCGTGAAATGGGAGCTGACGTGCGCCTTGAGATGATCAGGCCCGGCTATGTTCCAAGGGGAGCCGGCAGGCTGAAACTCGAACTCACCCCTTTGGCCGGTCCGTTGGGAGCGTTCCGCAGGGTGGAGCAGGGCAGGGTAAAAGCTCTTCGCGGCATTTCTCTTGCCTCCCATCTCTCCGAACAACAGGTGTGCCGGCGGATGGCGGATCGGTGTGTCGAAAGGCTGAGAAAAAGGGCCTTTGCTCCCGAAATCGAACTCGTGGAAGATTCGACGGCTGCGCAAAAGGGAGCAGCTTTGCTCGTTTGGGCCGAGACCGACAGTGGTTGTCTAATCGGAGCGGATCAGGCCGGCGCACCAGGTCGCAGGTCCGAGGCCATCGGCGATTTTGTGGCAAGAACATTACTGGAAGATCTTGACTCAGGCGCTGTCACTGACCGACATGTTGCAGATCAGTTGATCCTTTTCGCCGCACTGGCCCGAGGCACAACCGAATACACCGTCCCATTTGTCACTGACCATGTTAAGGCCAACTTGTGGCTCGTACAGGAAATCCTGGGCGTGCAGACCCATCTCCGGGATAATCACGTTCGAGTAGAAGGAATCGGGTTCCGAAGTCACTGA
- a CDS encoding MFS transporter has product MTHTRRGILAIIGASMAIFWSGGFIFGFPGVMASYWQDLFHVGKGAIGNILFFVLAAVGIFMFFVGRWQETYGTRAMITIGAILTGLDMFLIAHASNLFWLYLWAFIMGAASCFVYIPGLTMAQRWFPARRGLVSGIVNLMFGVAAAVMAPLFGILLASLGYVLMNYVMAIVALVIGVVAAQFTDAPRTALPQEGAAASGSAAAQGLGRSLTVSESLRTSSFWFLWITWALQGAAGIAMVTLSTAFGLSRGFSLESAVILLTAFSAANGASRLVTGFLSDIVGRNFTMSVTFLAAAVAYFILPHSHSLVVMAALAAVIGFAFGTLFGVSAPLATDCFGLQHFGAIFGLVFTAYGFISGAIGPSLAGYILDATNGNFFAVFAYLGVFCLLSGVFIRFVVPPHASHPGT; this is encoded by the coding sequence ATGACGCATACAAGAAGAGGCATTTTAGCCATAATCGGGGCCTCGATGGCCATCTTTTGGTCTGGCGGCTTCATCTTTGGATTTCCCGGCGTCATGGCTTCTTATTGGCAGGACCTTTTCCACGTGGGGAAGGGAGCCATAGGAAACATTCTGTTCTTTGTTCTAGCAGCCGTGGGAATCTTCATGTTCTTCGTCGGGCGATGGCAGGAGACGTACGGCACTCGAGCGATGATCACCATCGGCGCCATCTTGACCGGCCTGGATATGTTCCTGATCGCGCATGCTTCAAACCTTTTCTGGCTTTATTTGTGGGCTTTTATTATGGGGGCCGCTTCCTGTTTTGTTTACATTCCGGGCCTTACCATGGCTCAGCGTTGGTTCCCGGCCAGACGAGGCCTTGTGTCGGGCATCGTGAACCTAATGTTCGGCGTGGCTGCAGCCGTGATGGCGCCCCTGTTCGGGATTCTCCTGGCTTCTCTCGGCTATGTTTTGATGAACTATGTCATGGCAATAGTTGCTCTGGTGATCGGGGTTGTCGCCGCTCAGTTTACGGACGCGCCTCGAACGGCTTTGCCTCAGGAAGGAGCCGCGGCGTCTGGGTCGGCCGCTGCTCAGGGTTTGGGACGTTCTCTGACTGTCAGCGAAAGCCTCAGGACGAGCAGTTTCTGGTTTCTCTGGATTACCTGGGCATTGCAGGGGGCAGCCGGAATAGCCATGGTCACGTTGTCAACGGCATTCGGCCTGTCACGCGGGTTTAGTCTGGAATCTGCCGTGATTCTCCTGACAGCCTTCAGTGCGGCGAACGGGGCAAGCAGACTGGTCACCGGCTTCCTGTCGGACATTGTGGGGCGGAACTTTACCATGAGCGTCACTTTCCTCGCCGCGGCAGTGGCTTATTTTATTCTCCCGCACTCCCACAGCCTGGTTGTTATGGCGGCTCTGGCCGCGGTCATCGGATTTGCTTTCGGGACGCTTTTCGGCGTATCGGCACCGCTTGCCACCGACTGCTTCGGCTTGCAGCATTTCGGTGCGATTTTCGGGCTAGTATTCACGGCCTATGGATTTATCTCAGGGGCAATAGGCCCCTCCCTGGCGGGATATATATTGGACGCCACGAACGGCAACTTCTTTGCGGTTTTTGCCTACCTGGGGGTCTTCTGTCTGCTGTCCGGGGTCTTCATTCGGTTTGTCGTGCCTCCGCATGCCAGCCACCCAGGGACGTGA
- a CDS encoding MBL fold metallo-hydrolase, with translation MEITILGSGTATPSLERNASGLCVRGSGSWTLVDMGPGTVRRMCEAGIDSKWIDAILITHFHPDHVSDLVPFLFASNYEYGVVRSDPFHLIGPTGLEQFYRALVGVYGDWIVPKGDRLVLREMDARAPGSLELDGFIIRSSPAVHSFPSLHYRIEADGVSVTVSGDTDFSEGLIDLARGTEILICECSMPDELKQPGHLVPSEAGLIAEQAPAKKLVLTHFYPPCDDVDVVKQAARVYSGEIVKARDLMVLSP, from the coding sequence ATGGAAATCACGATACTGGGCAGCGGAACCGCGACACCGAGCCTGGAACGCAACGCTTCGGGCCTGTGCGTGCGAGGCTCCGGATCGTGGACGCTTGTGGACATGGGTCCTGGAACTGTGCGCCGAATGTGTGAGGCCGGCATAGATTCAAAGTGGATCGATGCGATTCTCATAACGCATTTTCATCCGGACCATGTCTCCGACCTGGTTCCTTTCCTGTTTGCCTCAAACTACGAGTACGGAGTGGTCCGCAGCGACCCCTTCCACTTGATAGGCCCGACGGGTCTGGAACAATTTTACCGAGCTTTGGTCGGAGTGTACGGGGATTGGATAGTTCCCAAGGGTGATCGGCTGGTTCTTCGGGAGATGGACGCGCGTGCACCTGGAAGTTTGGAGCTGGATGGATTTATAATACGTTCGAGCCCCGCTGTTCACTCCTTTCCCAGCCTCCACTACAGGATCGAAGCGGATGGCGTGTCTGTCACGGTTTCCGGTGACACGGATTTTTCGGAAGGTTTGATTGATTTGGCGCGGGGCACGGAAATCCTGATATGTGAGTGCTCCATGCCGGATGAATTGAAGCAACCGGGGCACTTGGTCCCGTCGGAGGCAGGGCTTATCGCGGAGCAGGCACCTGCCAAGAAGCTGGTCTTGACGCACTTCTATCCACCCTGTGACGACGTGGACGTGGTCAAACAGGCTGCCAGGGTCTATTCGGGTGAAATCGTGAAAGCCCGAGATCTTATGGTTCTTTCCCCTTGA
- a CDS encoding PBP1A family penicillin-binding protein, whose amino-acid sequence MNKALQKIVGKSLLTIFVLIPLILLLEIPIFLGGAVLGTYLVFSRQLPQIPGLETYQPRTVSTFYSDDGTVIGIFYKERRFVVELSQIPPHVIKAFLGAEDSRFYEHSGVDWRGFGRAVLANLKAGRIVQGGSTITMQQTRNYLLTRDRTASRKIKEILLASRIEKLWGKEKILYIYLNEIYLGEGSYGVEAAARSYFDKPVEHLTVAEAALIAGLVASPARFNPFKSEELARQRQLTVLGRMLRAGFITEEEYEKAKQQKLFIKKDVTKPFDLVPDFAEEVRRYIIKKYGEQKLYHEGLKVFTTCRIDYQRHAQEAVEKGLAEIKARQKHFAIVNTIPPGQIDELLQGRVNPNLAEGRVYQGIVTKVNRKKAETDLDVAFTKRIRGRVKLEGPAPIYKVGHVLALRFEKFVGETPMFVLDDNPQLQGALVCIENRTGYVRALIGGVSGERFQFNRAVQARRQPGSAFKPLIYAVAIEEKSYSPATIIIDEPTRFPVDFDKEELDWQPRNAGGDYLGPLSLRRALELSRNICTAKILYDVDFGPVIRMAKAMGIRSPLGSNLSLSLGTSEVTPMELTSAYTVFPNSGVHVQPILVKRIEDRFGNVLEDNSAVPLLDASEIPHPVPREEIRSDQNINFGATDTDYDEEQETTDSETEFAETPRPVARDTGDAPKAGGPTRSASSHKRARAAMSPQTAYIMTDLLHGGVTHGTGARMSKYLKRKDLAGKTGTTNKAADAWFIGFNPDFTTGVWVGFDELRPLGPREEGARAALPIWGYFMKEVLDKRPEKEFPVPPDITFKDMLTIDGSSKEGFAPKTVREPVYTPFMNRTLVLSPTDEPEVLATYTRGVSLLPAPYDQATRAYQAPGAQYPPGQPSGVVPPGPGRGVPLNPLDGRNLFPEEARGVQPPYAAPGASTAPPLTPGQRLPSPPPREMLPPVTSPSPQAQGLPPREVAVPDQEMERPRSRTKYEPLFYQQRHRNR is encoded by the coding sequence GTGAACAAAGCACTTCAAAAAATCGTCGGCAAAAGCCTTCTCACAATCTTTGTCCTGATCCCTCTTATCCTCCTCCTGGAAATTCCCATTTTCCTGGGTGGCGCTGTGCTGGGAACCTATTTGGTTTTTTCCAGACAACTCCCTCAAATTCCGGGATTAGAGACCTACCAGCCACGCACGGTTTCGACATTTTACTCGGACGACGGCACGGTGATCGGGATTTTCTACAAAGAGAGGCGCTTTGTGGTTGAGCTGTCTCAGATTCCGCCTCATGTTATCAAGGCATTTCTAGGAGCGGAGGATTCCAGATTTTACGAGCATTCCGGTGTAGACTGGCGGGGCTTTGGCCGGGCGGTGTTGGCCAATCTCAAAGCCGGCAGGATAGTGCAGGGCGGCAGCACCATAACGATGCAACAAACCCGTAACTACCTGTTAACCAGGGACAGGACCGCGTCCCGCAAGATCAAAGAAATCCTCCTGGCTTCTCGTATCGAAAAGTTGTGGGGCAAGGAAAAGATCCTCTACATCTACCTGAACGAGATCTATCTTGGTGAAGGCTCTTACGGGGTGGAGGCGGCTGCCAGAAGCTATTTCGACAAACCCGTGGAGCACTTGACGGTTGCTGAGGCCGCGCTCATTGCCGGTCTGGTGGCGAGCCCCGCACGTTTCAATCCCTTCAAGAGCGAGGAGCTTGCACGGCAAAGGCAGTTGACGGTGCTGGGACGAATGCTCCGTGCGGGCTTCATCACCGAAGAAGAATATGAAAAGGCCAAGCAGCAGAAATTGTTCATCAAGAAGGACGTGACGAAACCTTTTGACCTGGTGCCGGATTTTGCCGAAGAAGTCCGCCGTTACATCATTAAAAAGTACGGCGAGCAGAAGCTTTATCACGAAGGGCTCAAGGTCTTCACCACCTGCCGGATCGACTATCAGCGGCATGCCCAGGAGGCGGTGGAGAAGGGCCTCGCGGAGATAAAGGCGCGGCAGAAGCATTTCGCTATAGTCAACACCATACCCCCCGGTCAGATCGACGAACTGCTTCAGGGCCGGGTCAATCCGAATTTGGCTGAAGGCCGTGTATACCAGGGGATAGTGACAAAAGTTAACCGCAAGAAGGCCGAAACCGACCTGGATGTTGCTTTCACCAAGCGAATCAGGGGGCGAGTGAAGCTTGAGGGACCTGCACCCATATACAAAGTGGGCCACGTGCTGGCCCTCCGTTTCGAGAAATTTGTCGGTGAAACACCGATGTTCGTCCTGGATGACAATCCCCAGCTTCAAGGCGCCCTGGTGTGTATAGAAAACCGGACGGGATACGTGCGGGCTCTGATCGGCGGCGTTTCCGGAGAGCGTTTTCAGTTCAACCGCGCGGTTCAGGCGAGACGCCAGCCGGGCAGCGCTTTCAAGCCCTTGATCTATGCTGTGGCAATTGAAGAGAAGAGCTACAGCCCTGCCACAATAATCATAGACGAACCCACAAGATTTCCGGTCGATTTCGACAAAGAAGAACTGGACTGGCAGCCCAGGAACGCGGGAGGAGACTACCTGGGGCCTCTGAGTTTGCGCCGAGCGCTCGAACTGTCCCGCAACATCTGCACCGCGAAAATTCTATATGACGTGGATTTTGGCCCGGTAATCCGTATGGCAAAAGCGATGGGGATTCGGTCTCCGCTGGGCAGCAACCTCTCGCTTAGCCTCGGGACCTCGGAAGTGACCCCGATGGAGCTAACCTCGGCTTACACAGTTTTCCCCAATAGTGGTGTTCATGTCCAGCCCATCCTGGTCAAACGGATTGAGGATCGTTTTGGAAACGTCCTGGAAGACAATTCGGCCGTGCCATTATTGGACGCGTCGGAAATACCCCACCCGGTTCCGCGAGAGGAGATCAGGTCCGACCAAAACATAAATTTCGGGGCCACTGACACAGATTACGACGAGGAACAGGAAACCACGGATTCGGAGACCGAGTTTGCCGAAACCCCGCGGCCTGTAGCTCGGGACACCGGCGATGCGCCAAAAGCCGGTGGCCCGACGCGCAGCGCCTCGTCCCACAAGAGGGCAAGGGCGGCCATGTCTCCGCAGACGGCCTATATCATGACGGACCTGCTCCACGGAGGCGTAACCCACGGGACCGGTGCGCGCATGAGTAAGTACTTGAAGCGCAAAGACTTAGCCGGAAAGACGGGCACCACCAATAAGGCGGCTGATGCGTGGTTCATAGGGTTCAATCCTGATTTCACGACCGGTGTGTGGGTGGGCTTCGACGAATTGAGACCCCTTGGGCCCCGTGAGGAAGGCGCCCGCGCCGCATTGCCGATCTGGGGCTACTTCATGAAGGAGGTCCTGGACAAACGGCCTGAAAAGGAATTCCCGGTCCCTCCGGACATAACCTTCAAAGACATGCTGACCATTGACGGCAGTTCCAAGGAGGGGTTTGCTCCAAAAACGGTTCGGGAACCGGTATACACCCCTTTCATGAACCGAACCCTGGTCCTCTCTCCAACGGATGAGCCCGAAGTGCTGGCCACCTACACCAGGGGGGTGAGTTTGTTGCCGGCCCCCTATGATCAGGCCACACGAGCATATCAGGCCCCAGGGGCTCAATATCCGCCCGGGCAGCCTTCCGGAGTCGTTCCGCCGGGACCGGGTAGGGGCGTCCCCCTGAACCCCCTGGATGGAAGGAACCTTTTTCCTGAAGAAGCTCGGGGAGTACAGCCGCCCTATGCCGCGCCAGGGGCAAGCACGGCGCCCCCTTTGACTCCGGGCCAACGTCTTCCCTCTCCGCCACCACGGGAAATGCTTCCGCCGGTCACGTCTCCGTCCCCCCAAGCACAAGGACTTCCTCCGAGAGAAGTCGCTGTGCCGGATCAGGAAATGGAGCGGCCGAGATCTCGCACCAAATACGAGCCGCTTTTTTATCAGCAGCGGCACAGGAACCGCTGA
- the mnmA gene encoding tRNA 2-thiouridine(34) synthase MnmA, translating to MRVAVAMSGGLDSTASALILKRDGHDVIGFHALLHSGSDKSWEMAQAAAEQIGVPIHQVDLSEEFQALVIRYFVAEYSGGRTPSPCPMCNRFIKMTLLFDQARAFGCEKMATGHYARIGLSPEGPVLLRGKDRAKDQSYFLFMLTPEILGSTIFPLGGFTKTQVRDLLRSEGISVWESDESQELCFIAEGNYRDFLSIHGTKDRPGRIVDRLGNTLGTHRGITNYTVGQRRGLGISRPKPLYVIRVDPETNTVVVGTKEETLKSGFTINKVNLLAVKAPLPGDRLHVKIRSTSPSVPCAIKDFQGDAMEIRFDTPQSGVAPGQAAVLYSGEQVVGGGWIA from the coding sequence ATGCGAGTGGCTGTGGCCATGAGTGGAGGCTTGGACAGTACCGCGTCCGCGCTAATCCTGAAGCGAGACGGGCACGACGTAATTGGATTTCACGCTCTGCTGCATTCCGGGTCCGACAAATCCTGGGAAATGGCCCAGGCCGCGGCTGAACAGATCGGGGTCCCGATTCACCAAGTCGATCTGTCTGAGGAGTTCCAGGCTCTTGTAATAAGATACTTTGTTGCTGAATATTCCGGAGGCCGGACGCCGTCGCCGTGCCCTATGTGCAATCGCTTCATCAAAATGACACTTCTGTTCGACCAGGCTCGTGCGTTCGGCTGCGAAAAAATGGCTACGGGCCACTATGCCAGAATCGGCCTCTCCCCGGAGGGGCCTGTTTTGCTCCGAGGTAAAGATAGAGCGAAAGACCAATCGTATTTTCTGTTCATGTTGACCCCTGAGATTCTCGGCAGCACGATCTTTCCGCTGGGAGGTTTCACCAAAACTCAGGTAAGAGACTTGTTGCGAAGTGAAGGCATTTCAGTTTGGGAATCCGACGAATCGCAGGAACTGTGCTTTATTGCCGAGGGGAACTACAGGGACTTTCTGAGCATTCACGGAACAAAGGATCGCCCTGGTCGAATAGTCGATCGTCTTGGAAATACATTAGGTACACACCGAGGTATAACGAATTATACCGTGGGCCAACGCCGAGGGCTGGGTATTTCTCGGCCAAAACCTCTCTATGTAATCCGAGTAGATCCTGAAACCAACACGGTGGTTGTCGGCACCAAGGAAGAGACCCTGAAGTCAGGCTTCACCATTAACAAAGTAAACCTACTGGCTGTTAAGGCACCCTTACCGGGAGATCGGCTCCACGTGAAGATCAGGTCCACGTCACCGTCCGTGCCCTGTGCAATAAAGGATTTCCAGGGCGATGCAATGGAGATAAGGTTTGACACACCGCAGTCGGGTGTTGCTCCGGGACAAGCCGCCGTGCTTTATTCGGGCGAGCAGGTCGTTGGAGGAGGCTGGATCGCGTGA
- a CDS encoding PAC2 family protein, whose product MTESVPRSYIEWDHVPNLRTPVLVAGFHGWSDAGGVSTDTIQYLVEVLQPVEIAALSNEPFVNYTLDRPVAQIEDGIIHELEPMSSQLYCWKNPSGNRDVALLLGKEPHHGWLTYSSVIIDIIRKLSVQQLYTVGGVQDTISHSAPAVVTVVGSSTSVVESALKSDAQVRAADYYGPISIHSCLVKACMDAGIDALSLWGHVPAYLQKNPRVVNKLVSILSKGVGMECPVDILVQKSIELDRKINEALAKDPNLKDLVERIEEREDFRSPASADDKVIRLNDFLRRDPHKDPGQ is encoded by the coding sequence ATGACGGAATCTGTGCCGCGGTCGTACATTGAATGGGACCATGTGCCCAACCTCCGAACACCCGTCCTGGTTGCGGGGTTCCACGGGTGGTCCGACGCCGGTGGTGTGTCTACGGACACCATTCAATACCTGGTCGAAGTCTTGCAGCCCGTTGAGATAGCCGCCCTCAGTAACGAGCCGTTTGTGAATTACACGCTGGATCGGCCTGTGGCTCAGATCGAAGACGGCATCATCCATGAGCTGGAACCGATGTCTTCTCAACTGTATTGTTGGAAGAATCCTTCGGGCAACCGCGATGTTGCCTTGCTTCTCGGGAAGGAGCCGCACCACGGATGGTTAACCTATTCGTCAGTGATTATTGATATAATCAGAAAGCTGAGTGTGCAACAGCTTTACACTGTCGGAGGGGTGCAGGATACTATTTCTCATTCAGCTCCCGCTGTCGTGACAGTCGTGGGCTCGTCCACTTCCGTTGTGGAGAGTGCACTTAAATCGGATGCTCAGGTACGAGCCGCTGATTACTATGGACCTATCAGCATTCATTCGTGCTTGGTAAAGGCATGCATGGACGCGGGTATTGACGCGCTCAGCCTGTGGGGCCATGTTCCTGCCTATCTGCAGAAAAATCCGCGGGTTGTCAACAAGCTGGTGTCCATTCTTAGTAAGGGCGTGGGCATGGAGTGTCCTGTGGACATTCTGGTGCAGAAGTCAATTGAACTTGACCGAAAAATAAATGAGGCCCTTGCTAAGGACCCGAACCTAAAGGACCTTGTGGAGCGAATCGAAGAAAGAGAAGATTTCAGGTCGCCTGCCTCTGCTGATGACAAAGTGATACGACTCAACGATTTTCTCAGGAGAGACCCCCACAAGGACCCTGGCCAATGA
- a CDS encoding ABC transporter ATP-binding protein translates to MKSTRSEAPPLVMIRDLSKAYTRGDQAISVLSHIFLEVDHGEFLALMGPSGSGKTTLLNLIAGIDTADEGVLEIAGVDITQLSESEMSRWRSTHVGFIFQFYNLIPVLSALENVQLPLLLTSLDYRSRREHAIAALEAVGLIDRMDHYPSQLSGGQQQRVAIARALVTDPVIVVADEPTGDLDKNSANDVLNLLGDLNESFEKTIIMVTHDPRAAHKSKRVLYLDKGVLADSLKDEP, encoded by the coding sequence ATGAAAAGCACCAGGTCCGAAGCGCCACCGCTTGTAATGATAAGGGATCTCAGCAAGGCGTACACCAGAGGCGACCAGGCTATCTCGGTGCTGAGTCACATCTTCTTGGAAGTGGACCACGGAGAATTCCTCGCGTTAATGGGACCGTCCGGGTCCGGCAAAACCACTCTGTTGAACCTGATAGCCGGAATTGACACAGCTGACGAGGGGGTTCTGGAAATCGCGGGCGTAGATATCACACAGCTCAGCGAATCCGAAATGAGCCGCTGGCGGTCCACTCACGTGGGATTCATATTTCAGTTTTACAATCTCATCCCGGTGCTCAGCGCGTTGGAAAACGTCCAGCTTCCCTTGTTACTCACTTCTCTGGACTATCGAAGTCGACGGGAACATGCCATAGCCGCGCTGGAAGCGGTCGGCCTGATCGACAGGATGGATCATTACCCCTCTCAACTTTCCGGAGGCCAACAACAGAGGGTGGCAATTGCCAGGGCGCTGGTCACCGACCCTGTCATTGTGGTCGCGGACGAACCTACCGGCGACCTGGACAAGAACTCCGCGAACGATGTGTTGAATCTGCTGGGAGACCTTAATGAGTCGTTTGAAAAGACCATAATAATGGTGACTCACGATCCTCGCGCAGCGCATAAATCCAAGCGGGTCCTTTACCTGGACAAAGGTGTGCTCGCTGATTCGCTCAAGGATGAACCGTGA
- a CDS encoding efflux RND transporter periplasmic adaptor subunit translates to METQDLSKLKIEHDRRRPATRLAGRRWILWAIPFALAALAIGFLAWSGNWIGSVEVQTAKVAFTLPSRALAVLNASGYVVAQRKAAVASKATGRLQVLYVEEGKQVKENEVLGMLENKDLMANLEEARAALKVANAALKNAEAELHDATLNYNRQKSLRGSGAVSEQALDAAEARYKKAVAMEASANFGVHRAQASVNSSEVNLEYSFIRAPFDGVILTKNADVGEVVAPFGASVNAKAAVVTMADMGSLMVEVDVSESSLEKVKPGGPTEIRLDALPNDRFPGRVHMIVPTADRTKATVLTKIKFDRIDPRVLPEMSAKVAFLSRPLKTGEDKPLLTVPASSIAKIGNNEIVYRINDGKAHGVPVTTARQWGDDLEVLAGLKEGDTIILKPDNRLKDGSRVKAKE, encoded by the coding sequence ATGGAAACACAAGACCTATCAAAATTAAAAATAGAACATGACCGCCGACGGCCGGCAACGCGCTTGGCAGGCAGACGCTGGATTTTGTGGGCCATACCGTTCGCACTTGCGGCGCTTGCGATAGGATTCCTGGCCTGGTCGGGAAACTGGATCGGGTCTGTTGAAGTTCAAACCGCCAAGGTCGCGTTCACCCTGCCGTCAAGAGCGCTGGCCGTGTTAAACGCCAGCGGCTACGTGGTTGCCCAGAGAAAGGCCGCTGTTGCGTCCAAGGCTACCGGCCGGTTACAGGTGCTCTACGTTGAAGAGGGAAAACAGGTCAAAGAAAATGAAGTCCTTGGCATGCTGGAGAACAAAGACCTTATGGCCAACCTTGAAGAAGCCCGCGCGGCCTTGAAGGTTGCCAATGCCGCTCTCAAAAACGCCGAGGCTGAACTACACGATGCAACGCTCAATTACAACCGACAAAAATCTCTGCGGGGATCGGGAGCGGTCTCCGAGCAGGCGCTTGACGCGGCAGAGGCTCGGTACAAAAAAGCCGTCGCTATGGAGGCTTCCGCCAATTTCGGGGTGCATCGGGCACAGGCCTCGGTGAACTCATCAGAGGTAAACCTGGAGTATTCGTTTATACGAGCCCCCTTTGACGGGGTGATCCTCACCAAGAACGCTGACGTGGGAGAGGTCGTGGCGCCCTTCGGGGCCTCTGTGAACGCCAAGGCCGCGGTGGTTACCATGGCCGATATGGGCTCTCTTATGGTCGAGGTGGACGTTTCCGAGTCGAGCCTGGAAAAAGTGAAACCCGGCGGTCCTACGGAAATTCGGCTGGACGCGCTTCCCAACGACCGGTTTCCGGGCCGGGTCCATATGATCGTCCCCACCGCGGACCGTACCAAAGCTACGGTCCTGACCAAGATAAAATTCGACCGTATCGATCCCAGAGTATTGCCGGAGATGAGCGCCAAGGTCGCATTCCTGTCTCGCCCGCTAAAGACCGGCGAGGACAAACCACTCCTCACGGTTCCGGCATCCTCGATCGCCAAGATCGGAAACAATGAGATTGTTTATCGAATCAATGACGGCAAGGCCCACGGTGTTCCCGTGACAACCGCACGACAATGGGGAGATGATCTGGAAGTTCTGGCCGGGCTAAAAGAGGGCGATACAATAATACTCAAACCTGATAACCGGCTGAAGGATGGCAGCAGGGTCAAGGCCAAGGAATGA
- a CDS encoding 1-acyl-sn-glycerol-3-phosphate acyltransferase produces MLDGSGKPKELKVLLSLHRVLRIALTALGLVVITGVLAPPLMLIGLITSSGRLTYRMMRWWAWGVSKCMGITFSLIGAEKVVPGQSYIVTPNHQSYADVLALVSVLPVSFRWVIKKELLKVPLFGGALAATGAISLDRSNRTQSVQRLRAGAEKLKGGWSVLIYPEGTRTPDGHLQSFKKGAFMMAVQTGMPILPVTSNGAHKVLPRKTLWFRPGHITVTIGDSINTEGLTENDVPELMEKTRQAVAKNLDVDYDPFAASRAPGIRQENC; encoded by the coding sequence ATGCTCGATGGCTCGGGTAAGCCAAAGGAGTTGAAAGTGCTGCTCTCTTTACACAGAGTTCTCAGGATTGCTCTCACAGCATTGGGTCTGGTAGTCATCACCGGAGTTTTAGCGCCGCCGTTAATGCTCATCGGTCTGATAACATCTTCCGGAAGGCTCACGTATCGGATGATGCGCTGGTGGGCCTGGGGCGTATCCAAGTGTATGGGGATCACTTTTTCTTTAATTGGTGCGGAAAAGGTCGTTCCGGGCCAGTCCTATATTGTGACTCCCAATCATCAGAGTTACGCAGACGTATTGGCCCTGGTTTCCGTTTTGCCTGTTTCGTTCCGGTGGGTGATAAAAAAAGAACTCCTGAAGGTGCCTCTTTTTGGGGGCGCACTGGCCGCCACTGGAGCGATCTCGCTCGACAGGTCCAACCGCACTCAATCGGTACAAAGACTACGTGCCGGCGCCGAAAAGCTCAAAGGTGGGTGGTCGGTGCTGATATACCCCGAAGGAACCAGGACCCCTGACGGACACCTACAGTCATTCAAAAAGGGAGCCTTCATGATGGCTGTACAAACCGGCATGCCGATCCTACCGGTGACCAGCAATGGCGCGCATAAGGTCCTGCCTAGGAAGACTCTATGGTTCCGGCCCGGCCATATAACCGTCACGATCGGTGATTCGATAAATACCGAAGGCCTGACGGAAAACGATGTGCCTGAACTCATGGAAAAAACACGACAAGCCGTTGCTAAGAATTTGGACGTTGACTACGATCCTTTTGCTGCAAGCCGGGCCCCCGGAATTAGACAGGAGAACTGCTAG